From Carassius auratus strain Wakin chromosome 1, ASM336829v1, whole genome shotgun sequence, the proteins below share one genomic window:
- the rnf24 gene encoding RING finger protein 24 isoform X1 — translation MLYLPVLSMSSDLQHYSFRMPNIGFQNLPLNIYIVVFGTAIFVFILSLLFCCYLIRLRHQAHKELYAYKQVIQKEKVKELNLHEICAVCLEEFKQKDELGICPCKHAFHRKCLIKWLEVRKVCPLCNMPVLQLAQQQSMSESVPPSQQPLPGVENLV, via the exons ATGCTATATCTGCCAGT GTTATCCATGAGCTCAGATCTACAGCATTACAGTTTCAGGATGCCGAATATAGGGTTCCAGAACCTTCCCCTCAATATCTACATTGTCGTCTTTGGGACGGCCATTTTCGTCTTCATCCTCAGCCTACTCTTCTGCTGCTACCTGATTCG GTTACGGCACCAGGCTCACAAAGAGCTCTATGCATACAAGCAG gtTATTCAAAAGGAAAAGGTCAAAGAATTAAACTTGCATGAG ATTTGTGCGGTGTGTTTGGAGGAATTCAAGCAGAAAGATGAGTTGGGAATCTGCCCGTGTAAACATGCCTTTCACAGAAA GTGCCTTATTAAATGGCTGGAGGTGAGGAAGGTTTGCCCGCTGTGCAACATGCCCGTCTTGCAGCTGGCGCAGCAGCAGAGCATGTCCGAATCTGTGCCCCCATCGCAGCAGCCTCTGCCCGGAGTGGAGAACCTGGTGTAG
- the rnf24 gene encoding RING finger protein 24 isoform X2 — MSSDLQHYSFRMPNIGFQNLPLNIYIVVFGTAIFVFILSLLFCCYLIRLRHQAHKELYAYKQVIQKEKVKELNLHEICAVCLEEFKQKDELGICPCKHAFHRKCLIKWLEVRKVCPLCNMPVLQLAQQQSMSESVPPSQQPLPGVENLV; from the exons ATGAGCTCAGATCTACAGCATTACAGTTTCAGGATGCCGAATATAGGGTTCCAGAACCTTCCCCTCAATATCTACATTGTCGTCTTTGGGACGGCCATTTTCGTCTTCATCCTCAGCCTACTCTTCTGCTGCTACCTGATTCG GTTACGGCACCAGGCTCACAAAGAGCTCTATGCATACAAGCAG gtTATTCAAAAGGAAAAGGTCAAAGAATTAAACTTGCATGAG ATTTGTGCGGTGTGTTTGGAGGAATTCAAGCAGAAAGATGAGTTGGGAATCTGCCCGTGTAAACATGCCTTTCACAGAAA GTGCCTTATTAAATGGCTGGAGGTGAGGAAGGTTTGCCCGCTGTGCAACATGCCCGTCTTGCAGCTGGCGCAGCAGCAGAGCATGTCCGAATCTGTGCCCCCATCGCAGCAGCCTCTGCCCGGAGTGGAGAACCTGGTGTAG